Sequence from the Herbaspirillum sp. meg3 genome:
TCTCCTGACGATTGAGCGCCGTGGTGAAATTGTACTGTTGGGCTTAAACCGTCCAACGCAGCAGAACAGAATTGATCCATCTGTCTACGCTTTGCTGTCGAAAGCGTATTTCCAGTTTGAACATGATGCATCGTTACGGGTAGCCGTGTTATTCGGACACGGCGATCACTTCTGTCAAGGCATAGATGTTGAAGCCTTCGCCGCCGAAATGGGGAAAGGAGCCGATCAGTCAGCTAAGTCCGGCACGATTGAGCCCTGGGGCAGAACCCGGCCGCGACTGAGCAAGCCGGTCGTCGTCGTCGCTCATGGGAATACATGGAATGTTGGCCATGAACTTTTTCTTGCTTGCGATATCCGGATCGCGGCAGAAGGAACTCACTTTGCGCAGACGGAAAACGTCCATGCGCGTATGCCGGCCGGTGGAGCCACGATCCGTTTCGTTCGTGAAGCGGGTTGGGCTCAGGCGATGCGCTATCTGCTGACGGGTGACGGGTGGACTGCTCATGAGGCGCAGGGCATGGGAACGGTGCAAGAGCTTGCTCCGAGCCCGGAAGCAGCATTGCAACTTGCTGTCAAAATGGCAAGCAAGATCGCAGCATGTGCACCGCTGTCTATCAAGAATACACTCGCATCGGCGCATCTGGCGATCGATGAAAGTGAGCAAAAAGCCTTTGCGCAATTACCGTTGCAGCGGGCTGCTTTGTACGCAACCGAGGACTTTAAAGAAGCCTTGACGGCGGAAAAGGAGCATAGAGTGCCGAAATATCGTGGCCGGTGAGGCGTAACGCAGCGCGTGTTAAAAAATCGAAACTGACAATTTTGTCATTTAAATGTCATGCAGATGTCTTCTCCCTCTGCGCAGAATGATCCTCTCCCCACTGTCCGGTATCGAATCCATGAACGCTCCCATTCAGAAGCTTATTCGTAACACCGTTGTCTCGGCCATTCTCGCAAGTGGCTTCATCGGCTCTGCTGTCCTCGCGCAGACGCCAAAGGCGCCGGCTTTGATCGGTATCCGTGGCGCCATCGTCTCCGTCAGCGGCGACAAGCTGGTCGTCAAAAGCAATCGTGGCGCGGAGCAGTCCGTTGCGCTCGACAAAGACACGCGGGTAGCCGCAATCTCCATCGCGAAGATCGAGGACATCAAACCTGGCAGCTATATCGGCACGGCCGCGATTCCGCAACCCGATGGCTCGCAGAAGGCGCTTGAAGTGCATGTGTTCCCTCCTGCCATGGCCGGTACCGGCGACGGCCACCGGCCTTTTGACCTCGCGCCCAACAGCACCATGACCAACGGTACCGTCGGCGATATGGTCGCCAGCAACGGCCGTACGCTCACTCTGAAATACAAGGGTGGCGAAAAGAAGATCATCGTTCCCGAAGACGTACCTATCGTCAATATTGAAGCCGGCGAGCGCTCCATGCTGGTCGCAGGTGCCAAGATCGTGCTGCGCGCCCGCAAGAATCCGGATGAAAGCCTGACGGCCGTCTCGGTCAGCGTGGGCAAGAACGGCATCACGCCGCCGATGTAAAAAGGTTCGCCAATGCCCAAGAAGATTCTTCTCCATCCGCTGGCTGTTCGCATTGCCCATTGGATCAATGCTTTGGCCATCGGCGTCATGCTGATGAGCGGCTGGGCCATTTACAACGCTTCGCCGATTTTTGGTTTCAGATTTCCTGTCTGGGCGACGTTGGGCGGATGGTTGGGCGGCGCTATTGCATGGCATTTCGCAGCAATGTGGCTGGTGGTGGTCAATGGCTTTTTCTATCTGATTTATGGCGTGGCCAGCGGCCATTTTCGCCGGCATTTCTTGCCCTTGCGTGCGCGCGATGTGGTGTCTGATGCGTCTCAAGCCTTACGTTTTCGGTTGCCTCATCAGCCAGGCATCTATAACGCCGTGCAAAAACTGTTGTACTGGGGTGTGATGTTCCTCGGTGTCATCGTTGTGCTGTCCGGATTGTCGATCTGGAAGCCGGTGCAGTTGGACTGGCTAAGCGACTTGTTCGGCGGGTTTGATTTCTCGCGCAAGGTACATTTCGCCGCCATGGCCGGCATCGCTGCGTTTGTCGTGGTGCATCTGTTGTTGGTCGCCATCGTCCCGAAAACTTTATTGCCCATGGTGACAGGGCGGGGAAATGCGAAAGAGAGTGCATCATGAGTGAGCAAGACGAAACACCTGTCCGCAAGCCGGAGAAAATCAAGCTGGCAGATCACCGCACTGCGCTGGTCAACGTCGAGCGGCGACTTGTGTTGCGCTCGGCACTATCGCTAGGAGCGTTGTCGATGCTTGCCGGTTGCGATCTGCAAGACAATGACAGCGTCGATAAAGTACTGTGGTCCATGTCACGTTGGAACGACCGGGTGCAGGCTCTTCTGTTCCGAGGAGACAAGCTTGCGCCAAGCTATGCGGCGAGCCAGATCACCAACCCATTTCCTTTCAACGCCTTTTATGATGAGGTCAATGCACCGGACATCGATGTCAGCGATTGGCGTCTTGAAGTGTCGGGTTTGGTGCGAGACAAGCAGCCGTGGACAATCGAACGCTTGCGCGCATTGCCTCAGGCCGAGCAGATTACCAGGCACATTTGTATTGAAGGCTGGAGCGCAATCGGGCAATGGTCGGGTGTCCCTTTGAAACAATTCCTTCAAGCCGTCGGTGCTGACACGTCCGCGAAGTACGTCGGTTTCAAATGTGCAGACCGTTATTACTCCAGCCTGGACATGCCGACGGCACTGCATCCTCAGACGATTCTGGCGCTGGACTTTCGCAAGGAACCGCTGCCGACGTCCTACGGTTTTCCGCTCAAGGTGCGCGTACCGACCAAGCTCGGATTCAAGAATCCCAAGCACGTCGTGGCCATCTACGTGACCAATCAAAATCCGGGTGGATATTGGGAAGATCAGGGCTACAACTGGTTCAGCGGTGTTTGATTTAATTGTGGGACTGATCTCCGCTCAGAGTCAGCACGTGTCGGTATCACGGATGTTCATCAATCACCTGTAACTCACCGTCGTCTCTGTCCGCCCGGTCGCCGATGAGCAAGAGAAGCCGCTGAAGATAGCGGACGTCTTCTTGCTCACTTTTCTCTTCTTCATATTCCATCAGCGCCAGATGCTTTCGGATCATCCAGCATGCCCATAGCATGAGCATGTCGAGAAAAATGAGGCCGACGCCGGCAAAACTTATTTCGTATTCCATGACGGGCCTCACCTTCTGTTTAGTTGCGATGCAAATGCCGGAGAACCGGTATCAAGGCGTCGGTGCTTTCCAGCCGCCACCAAGTACCTTGTAGAGCGTGATCCGGTTTTGCAGCTCGGCGAGTTGCACCTGGATGGATTGCTGCTGCACAGAGAACAAGGAGCGCTGCGCATCCAGATATTCCAGATAGCTGGAATAACCCGCTTCGTAGCGGCTCTTGGCAAAGCCGTAGCGGGCGGTCTCGGCGTTTTCCTGTGCCTTCACGGAACTGACTTCTTCCGCCAGCGTGGTGCGCCCGGCCAGCGCATCGGCAACTTCACGGAAAGCAACTTGCACCGTTTTGTCGTACTGGGCGATGGCGATCTTCTTGTCGGTTTCCGCGACTTTCAGATTGGCGACATTTCTCCCGCCTTCAAAGATCGGAATGGAAATTTGCGGGATGAATGCCCACGAGCGCGAACCGGAATCGAAGAGTCCCGACAGCTCGTTGCTTGCAGATCCAAAGTTTCCCGTCAGCGAAATACGTGGGAAGAAAGCCGCCCGCGCCGCGCCGATGTTGGCGTTCTGAGCGCGCAGGATGGCTTCCTGCTGGAGAATGTCCGGTCGGCCGGTAATGAGTTCCGACGGCAGCCCTGTTGGCAGATCCGGCAAGCTGCGCACACCGGAGGTCGAGCCCGATGCACCGATGCCGGACGGCAGCGGTTGGCCCACCAGTACCGTCAACGCATTTTCATCCTGCGCTTTACGTCGCTCTTGCTGCGCACGCGCTGCCCTGGCCGCTTCAAAAAGAGACTCCGATTGCCTGAGATCGTATTCGGAGCTGGCGCCTTCGGCATACAGCTTCTTCTGGCGGTCATAGGAGTCTGCACGGCTGGCCAGCGTCTGTTCGGTAAGGTGCAACAGGCGCTGGTCCGCCACCAGTGTTTCGTAGGTGATGGCGACCGCGGCAATCAGGCTGATCTGAGCGCTGCGCTGTGCCTGCTCGGTGGCGAGATAGCGTTGCAGCGCAGCTTCGCTCAGGTTTCTGACGCGGCCGAACAGATCGATTTCAAAGGCGGCCATGCCGACACCGGCGAAGTAGCTGGTGTTGATACCGGTCTTGCCGGTCGGATTGACATCTGCCGGCAGGCGTTGGCGCGAACCGTTGCCGACGGCCGCGATGTTGGGCACTTGATCGGCCGTCTGGATGTTGTACATCGCCCGCGCACGTTCGATGTTGAGCGTGGCCATGCGCAGGTCGCGGTTGTTGTCCAGTGCGGTCGCGATCAGCGATTTCAGCTGTGGATCCTGAAAGAAGTCGTTCCAGGAAATGGATGCCGCACGTGGCGCATTGGCTTGTTCATCGGCATTGCCGCCCGCATTCCAGTGCGCGGCAACCGGCAGTGCCGGCTGCTCATAAGATGGTGCCAGAGAACAAGCGGACAACAATGCGCTGATCACGGAGATGCCGGCCAGTGTCCGCAGGGATGAGAAAGTCGTTTTCATTTTCTTTTCCTCAGATAGGAGAGTGGCTGATCGCAACCGACGCTGCTGGTGCCGCAGGCGTCGTCGGACGCTTCACCTTGAACCAGATGGCATACAGCGCCGGCAGGAACAGCAGCGTGAGCACGGTACCGACACCGACGCCGCCGATGAGTACGTAAGCGAGCGGGCCCCAGAAAGCAGAGTGGGTCAGTGGAATGAACGCCAGCATTGCCGCCACTGCCGTCAGGATGACCGGGCGTGCACGTCGCACGGTCGACTCAATGACAGCTTGATACGGCGTCAGTCCGGATTGCAGATCGCTGCGAATCTGATCAACAAGGATCAGCGTGTTGCGGATCAGGATGCCGGCCAGACCGATCAGGCCGAGGATGGCGTTGAAGCCGAACGGCTGGTTAAAGATCAGCAGCGTCGGCACTGCGCCGACCAGACCCAGTGGCGCAGTAGCGAACACCATCCACATCGTCGCGAAGGAACGTACCTGGAACATGATCACGGCCAGCATCAGGATGATCATCAGCGGGAACATCGCCGCCAGCGCAACGTCGGCCTTGGCGCTTTCTTCCACCGAACCGCCGGTGTCGATGTGATAGCCGGCTGGCAAGGCGGCCTTGAGCGTCTCAAGTTTCGG
This genomic interval carries:
- a CDS encoding cytochrome b/b6 domain-containing protein — encoded protein: MPKKILLHPLAVRIAHWINALAIGVMLMSGWAIYNASPIFGFRFPVWATLGGWLGGAIAWHFAAMWLVVVNGFFYLIYGVASGHFRRHFLPLRARDVVSDASQALRFRLPHQPGIYNAVQKLLYWGVMFLGVIVVLSGLSIWKPVQLDWLSDLFGGFDFSRKVHFAAMAGIAAFVVVHLLLVAIVPKTLLPMVTGRGNAKESAS
- a CDS encoding molybdopterin-dependent oxidoreductase; this encodes MSEQDETPVRKPEKIKLADHRTALVNVERRLVLRSALSLGALSMLAGCDLQDNDSVDKVLWSMSRWNDRVQALLFRGDKLAPSYAASQITNPFPFNAFYDEVNAPDIDVSDWRLEVSGLVRDKQPWTIERLRALPQAEQITRHICIEGWSAIGQWSGVPLKQFLQAVGADTSAKYVGFKCADRYYSSLDMPTALHPQTILALDFRKEPLPTSYGFPLKVRVPTKLGFKNPKHVVAIYVTNQNPGGYWEDQGYNWFSGV
- a CDS encoding crotonase/enoyl-CoA hydratase family protein, with the translated sequence MRSINRRQLFQAGAAIGVSAALSTFSKSVRAADPVSQESVLGIRLMDTANDPHALLTIERRGEIVLLGLNRPTQQNRIDPSVYALLSKAYFQFEHDASLRVAVLFGHGDHFCQGIDVEAFAAEMGKGADQSAKSGTIEPWGRTRPRLSKPVVVVAHGNTWNVGHELFLACDIRIAAEGTHFAQTENVHARMPAGGATIRFVREAGWAQAMRYLLTGDGWTAHEAQGMGTVQELAPSPEAALQLAVKMASKIAACAPLSIKNTLASAHLAIDESEQKAFAQLPLQRAALYATEDFKEALTAEKEHRVPKYRGR
- a CDS encoding efflux transporter outer membrane subunit — translated: MKTTFSSLRTLAGISVISALLSACSLAPSYEQPALPVAAHWNAGGNADEQANAPRAASISWNDFFQDPQLKSLIATALDNNRDLRMATLNIERARAMYNIQTADQVPNIAAVGNGSRQRLPADVNPTGKTGINTSYFAGVGMAAFEIDLFGRVRNLSEAALQRYLATEQAQRSAQISLIAAVAITYETLVADQRLLHLTEQTLASRADSYDRQKKLYAEGASSEYDLRQSESLFEAARAARAQQERRKAQDENALTVLVGQPLPSGIGASGSTSGVRSLPDLPTGLPSELITGRPDILQQEAILRAQNANIGAARAAFFPRISLTGNFGSASNELSGLFDSGSRSWAFIPQISIPIFEGGRNVANLKVAETDKKIAIAQYDKTVQVAFREVADALAGRTTLAEEVSSVKAQENAETARYGFAKSRYEAGYSSYLEYLDAQRSLFSVQQQSIQVQLAELQNRITLYKVLGGGWKAPTP